The following proteins are encoded in a genomic region of Sneathiella marina:
- the pstC gene encoding phosphate ABC transporter permease subunit PstC: MSLFPLLIVLLLMCSVGYWYGSKKALSGVKGSSKFITSRPQQFGIYVVVWGLLPPVLLGVIWTVVHTAGLDRSSPLVEAVDQTVFPVAIMIAAAASLYLAVARINPDLRVRKTLEYVVYAVLILASLLSILTTVGIIVSLLFETIQFFGKVPLSEFFFGLNWSPQTALRDDQVGSSGAFGSIPLFAGTMLITFIAMCVAVPLGLLSAVYMTEYASNRFRAVVKPILEILAGIPTVVYGFFAALTVGVFFRDVGESIGLQVASESALAAGVVMGMMIIPFVSSLSDDIIMAVPQSLRDGSYGLGATKSETVRNVILPAALPGIVGAVLLAVSRAIGETMIVVMAAGFAANLTANPLESVTTVTVQIVGLLVGDQEFDSAKTLAAFALALTLFIVTLCLNVIALMVVRKYREKYD; this comes from the coding sequence ATGAGCCTGTTTCCTCTTCTGATCGTTCTGCTGCTGATGTGTTCAGTCGGATACTGGTACGGATCAAAAAAAGCTCTTAGCGGTGTTAAGGGAAGTTCAAAATTTATCACATCCCGTCCACAGCAATTCGGAATTTATGTGGTCGTTTGGGGCCTATTGCCACCAGTTCTTCTCGGTGTAATTTGGACCGTCGTTCATACCGCAGGGCTTGACAGATCTTCCCCCTTAGTTGAAGCGGTGGACCAGACCGTGTTTCCAGTCGCCATCATGATTGCTGCAGCAGCTAGTCTGTATCTGGCGGTTGCTCGGATTAATCCAGATCTCCGGGTCAGGAAGACACTGGAATATGTTGTTTATGCCGTCCTTATTCTCGCATCCCTGTTATCAATCCTGACAACTGTTGGCATTATTGTCTCCTTACTTTTTGAGACAATTCAGTTTTTTGGTAAAGTGCCATTGTCTGAGTTTTTTTTCGGGCTTAACTGGAGCCCGCAAACCGCATTACGTGATGATCAAGTTGGATCGTCAGGCGCGTTCGGGTCCATTCCCCTGTTTGCCGGCACCATGCTGATTACCTTTATCGCCATGTGTGTCGCTGTTCCTTTAGGGTTGCTAAGTGCCGTTTACATGACGGAATATGCCTCAAATCGTTTCCGGGCTGTCGTCAAACCTATCCTTGAGATTCTCGCTGGCATACCAACTGTTGTTTATGGATTTTTCGCGGCATTAACCGTTGGTGTTTTCTTTCGCGATGTGGGTGAGTCCATTGGATTGCAAGTTGCATCTGAAAGCGCGCTGGCGGCCGGTGTCGTCATGGGAATGATGATAATACCGTTCGTTTCTTCTCTGAGCGATGACATCATAATGGCCGTCCCTCAAAGTTTGCGAGATGGGTCATACGGCTTAGGTGCCACCAAATCCGAAACAGTTCGAAACGTAATATTGCCGGCGGCCCTTCCGGGGATTGTCGGTGCGGTCTTACTGGCCGTCAGTCGGGCGATTGGCGAAACAATGATTGTTGTTATGGCAGCAGGCTTTGCCGCAAATTTAACGGCAAATCCGCTGGAATCCGTAACTACGGTAACTGTCCAGATCGTTGGTCTCTTAGTTGGCGATCAGGAATTCGATAGCGCAAAAACGCTTGCTGCGTTCGCGCTGGCGCTAACGCTATTTATTGTCACTTTATGCTTAAACGTGATCGCCTTGATGGTGGTGCGAAAATATCGAGAGAAATATGACTGA